A stretch of Rhododendron vialii isolate Sample 1 chromosome 4a, ASM3025357v1 DNA encodes these proteins:
- the LOC131323909 gene encoding uncharacterized protein LOC131323909, which yields MVDLRCTLLMRVGGRLVRGLQSEYLNRVIAETKVDPDSFSFYELMDIIRQIGYRLTDSNGVTEQVTVYYKLSMHDMNDGLVNLTSYYDMLEMFAVHSSGEKYMVIDLYVDCPNVVESDEDREPEVEVIGRDRNTNADPSSITELGGGLEIGNGQGGGELQGIEHVEEPVVDEEGEGVGNECVTADEDGERVGAQMDEDSESDCEWQPNDDSETSCDSFSGVEESSDEEEEENIALVGLGTYNLQTECGERDSDSDENELVEEGEDGKPILCEFKDSCMKNPQLIEGMKFPNVRVFRKLLREYHIKEGYTFKFVKNESTRVTVKYAFDYGFRLHASPMYDEKSFQIKNIWQQHTCTRNYTNNNATSSWLSNKYLAKLNDAPETKVKSMKNIVRREWLINVSEYKVYRAKRKALEKIRGDHTEQYKRLWDYCETVRRRNPGSMAKIKMDRPCDGQVPFFQRMFISYDAQVKGFLAGCRPIIGLDACFLKGPFGGQLLHAVARDDNNQSFPLAFVVVESETKDAWTWFMGLLEDLIGNPEEMGWCFMSDRQKGLTQTFAAKYPTVEHRYCIRHMYSNFNKLYKGKEWKDLMWQAASVYTIQEFEEKMREIKEIDETAYEWLMREEPRTWARCM from the exons ATGGTGGACCTCAGGTGCACATTGCTCATGCGTGTAGGTGGTAGACTTGTCAGGGGTTTACAGTCAGAATACTTGAATAGGGTTATTGCCGAAACAAAGGTAGACCCAGATTCCTTCAGCTTTTATGAGTTGATGGATATAATTAGGCAAATAGGGTACAGATTAACAGATAGTAATGGAGTAACGGAACAAGTAACTGTGTATTATAAACTTTCAATGCATGACATGAATGATGGATTAGTTAACTTGACATCTTATTATGACATGCTTGAAATGTTTGCAGTGCATTCTTCTGGTGAGAAGTATATGGTTATTGATCTATATGTTGATTGTCCCAATGTGGTAGAGTCTGACGAGGATCGTGAGCCAGAGGTGGAGGTGATAGGTAGAGATAGAAATACTAATGCAGACCCTAGCTCCATAACTGAATTAGGAGGTGGTTTAGAAATAGGAAATGGTCAGGGGGGTGGTGAATTACAAGGAATTGAACACGTAGAAGAACCAGTTGTTGATGAAGAGGGGGAGGGAGTAGGTAATGAATGTGTGACTGCAGATGAAGACGGAGAAAGAGTAGGTGCTCAAATGGATGAGGATAGTGAGTCAGACTGTGAGTGGCAGCCTAATGATGATAGTGAAACTTCTTGTGACTCTTTTAGTGGGGTAGAGGAGTCTTCtgatgaagaggaagaggagaacaTAGCCTTGGTTGGTCTAGGTACCTATAACCTTCAAACAGAATGTGGTGAGAGGGATTCTGATAGTGATGAAAATGAGTTGGTTGAGGAAGGTGAAGATGGAAAGCCTATTTTATGTGAGTTTAAAGACTCTTGCATGAAGAACCCCCAATTAATAGAAGGGATGAAGTTTCCTAATGTGAGGGTGTTTAGAAAATTGTTGAGGGAATATCATATAAAGGAGGGGTACACATTTAAATTCGTGAAGAATGAATCTACGAGGGTGACTGTCAAATATGCATTTGATTATGGATTTAGACTTCATGCCTCTCCCATGTATGATGAGAAATCATTCcagataaaaaatatttggcaACAACATACTTGTACTAGAAACTACACAAATAATAATGCAACTTCTTCTTGGCTTTCCAATAAGTACTTAGCCAAACTAAATGATGCACCGGAGACTAAGGTCAAATCAATGAAGAATATTGTGAGGAGGGAGTGGCTCATTAATGTTTCAGAGTATAAGGTGTATAGGGCAAAGAGAAAGGCACTTGAAAAGATTCGGGGAGATCATACTGAACAATACAAAAGGTTGTGGGACTATTGTGAGACGGTGAGAAGGCGGAACCCAGGTAGCATGGCTAAAATTAAGATGGACAGACCTTGTGATGGACAAGTTCCATTTTTTCAGAGGATGTTCATAAGTTATGATGCACAGGTGAAGGGTTTCCTAGCAGGTTGCAGACCAATCATTGGATTGGATGCTTGTTTTCTGAAAGGTCCATTTGGGGGTCAACTTCTGCATGCAGTGGCAAGAGATGACAACAATCAGAGCTTCCCTTTGGCCTTTGTTGTTGTGGAGTCAGAAACCAAAGATGCTTGGACTTGGTTCATGGGATTATTAGAGGACTTAATTGGGAATCCAGAGGAAATGGGCTGGTGCTTCATGTCTGACAGGCAAAAG GGGTTGACTCAAACATTTGCAGCAAAGTACCCTACTGTAGAACATAGGTACTGCATTAGGCACATGTATTCAAACTTCAACAAGTTGTACAAGGGGAAGGAGTGGAAAGACCTCATGTGGCAGGCTGCATCAGTTTACACAATCCAAGAGTTTGAGGAGAAGATGAGAGAAATTAAAGAGATTGATGAGACTGCCTATGAGTGGTTGATGAGGGAAGAGCCAAGAACATGGGCTAGGTGCATGTAA